The window ATAAGAAATCCACCTTTTAAGATGAATTTCGATTTGTAGCGTGATGATGAAATTCTTTCCAGCAAACGCTCTAGCATATAGTTCTGAAGGACAATCTGGGCAGATATGTTCTTGCTTCTTGCCATGTTCTTAATGATCGCTTTCAGTTGCATCGAATTCTTCAAAGTAACACCTCAAAATAGGCTCGGAGCTTCTTTTCTACCCTCATTAGTTTTGCATATTTTGAAATCAAGGGAATATCTCTATTGGGCAGTTTTGCATATCTCTTGAATGCTTCGCTGATGATCTGGATATCTGTATGACTTCGCCCTTTCAGAGTGTCACACAGCGTTCTCTCTGCGTTGTACACCCTAACATCGTTACCATTAGGAGTTTTCTTCGTGATTACACCAAGTTCGTACAACCCGTCTTTCACACGATAGTATTCAACATTTTCTTTGTTCAGATTTGAGGTATTATAGCCTAACGGAAATGTCATCGAATATTTGATCGGAGTTTGATCTGTCAAATCAAGCAAGAATAGAGCTGTTCCATGAGAGAATATACCCCTCCTGTAACGGCTTTGGAGATTGAACATCTCATCGTCAAGAATTGTTGGAATGATATAAACGCCGCGTTCTGATCTTTCAAGAAGACCTCTTTCTACCATGATTCTCAAATTCTGACGATTAATCCCCGCATTTGTGACTTGCCTCGATGTGACTATTCCGTTGTTTTTACGTGCGATGTCTAGAATCTTTTCTACATAGGACATATATCGCCTCTTGCAAAAAAATGAAATATCATTCGTGCATACAATTGTATCGCTTGTATGCACGAATGTCAATCCTCTCAAAATCTGGACTCCGGCTTTTTTACTTCGACCAAGGATCTTTGCGCACAAACTCATTATTACCGACCAGTGAAGTGGTTCTCAGCACACTCAGAGGCAGTATGCAGTCAACGGATTTCCGTTCTCCGAGAAGAGTCATCAGGCGTCTTTCGTCGCAGATCAAGAATCTATCCTTCGAAGTACGGTTCATTGTTCAGACGCTATGCGTCCAGGGTGCTTTGTAAAGATCGAAGATCATGGTTCTGGTGCTTCGCACCTATATTCTTCCTTCCAACACTCGAAATCTTCTACGGGACTCCATTATTTACATTCCGTTAACATACTGGTTGCCCCAGGATCATCAGCGAAAGTGAGACGGCTTCATTCTAATGCTGGGCAAGAACGGCTCAGGCTGCAATACCCCCTGCTTAGCGGGTGAAGCGTATGCTAGTCGCCCTCTTTTCGCTCACTTCTTACAATCAATGAAGGAGTATCGAGATGCTGAACGGAGTTCAGATGATAACCTCATCCACTGGGGGGGACAGACAATGGAAAACCTGTCTGTCCCCACATTTTGAAGTGCTCTCGTATTCACCCCCCAGGGGAATTGGACAAGTAGGTGGCGAATAGTAGACTAAGAAGAAGGGGTGAATATGGATGAAGCATCCGAAGGGAAAGTATTATGATCCTGAGTTCAAACTTAGATTGGCTAAGGAGTTTGTGGAGACAGACAGGACACTTGAAGAGATTGCACAAGAGAACGGAATCGATTCTAAGTTATTGAGTAAATGGACTGTGAAATACAGAAAGGAAGGAGAAGCTGCGTTCTTTAAAGGATTGCAATCTGGAAGTTTCATTAGAGATCCAAATAAGATTCCACCTGTTCTATATAAGGAACTGGGACTTGACAAGATAAGAGAGAATCCAAGCGAACTCAAGGGTTCTTTCACAGAGAAAGAGAAGCTATTGCTAGAAATAGCCGAATACAAATTGCAGGTGAAGATACTGAAAGAAGCGTTAAAAAAAAAGAGAGAAGCCGAATAACTGACAGATTCCTGGCTGACGATTATATAGGACAGGGCTTTGCAGTTAAGTTTGTACTACTCGTCCTTTCTTTTCCAAAGAGCAGCTATTACTACAATAGGAAAGTGAGGATTATCCTGGTCGGTAAACCACCTAATAGAACTCGCGGTTTCTGTAATAAGAGAGACGGAACAATAGAAGATGTTGTCAATCTTCTTTCTGAATATGATTCGGCTGAGATTGCGGGGGTAGTTAAAAGCAGCAGGATAATCGGAAGGACGACCGCGAATTCTTGGAGCCTTATTCTGAATATTCCTAGATCGGAGATAACTAGATGCTTAGAAGGAGCAGACCATCATCACAGGCACTGAATCTTCTAAATATTCTTGAAAGTAAAGTCCCCGATTTTTATCTTGCGGGGGGAACTGCTTTAGCGATGTACTATGAACACCGTGTGAGTTTCGATCTGGATTTCTTTACAGCTAGGTCTTATTGGCCAGAAGTGCTGCTCGAACATTCGAAGCAGTTTGGTGTTTCGGTGGAGAATGTGAGGCTTCAGACAGGGACGCTCGAAGTAGAGATTGAGGGCGTACGTGCGTGCTTTTTCGAATATCATTACGCGTTAGTTGAACCCTTCAATAAGTATAGATCGCTAGATGTAGCTTCGATAATGTATATCGCCGCTATGAAGCTTAGCGCTGTCGCCCGATGAGCAGAGAAGAAGGATTATTTCGATCTCGCTGAAATCCTCAAGAGAGAGGCTTCGGAAAGAGTTCTTCAAGCGTTTGTCATGAAGTATGGTAGAGAAGTTGATTTGTACCACATAATAAGGGCTTTAACCTTTTTCAATGATGTGGAGAACTCGCCCGATCCATTAGAAGCAGCCTTGACCTGGAAAGAAGTGAAAGAATGCCTGGAAGCGAAAAGCAAAGAGCTGTTTGAATCAGCAAAGATCTGGCTGGACCCGATCATGATTAAGAATGTGTCTAAGAATAGACTCTCTGTCTACATTCTGCAATTTGTTCTTAGTACCGCAGAAGACATTTTTATTCTTCGTCAAGAATGAGTCAGATGCAAGTTCCCCGTGGTCAGTTGCAGGACGTTTGCAAAGGACGTTGAAGGCTGAAAACCTTTATCCATAATCGGTCAGCTTTCTCCGAGAAAAGCCCTTCGAGAAGATCAAAATCAGATCCCTAAATAGACTTGTGAAGACAAAGCAAGCCGTTTCGAAGAACCGCTCATATGTGAAAGGAAACTGAGCAAACTCGCATTTGTTTTTTCAAGCGCTGAAATCATGTTTCTTCTAAGTGTCAGGGTTGTTGTAGATCTTTTCTCCCGGCTTCAGCGAATGAACTAGCCAGACGTTTCCTCCTATGATACAGTTATCGCCCACTACGGTGTTTCCGCCAAGCACAGTAGCTCCTGCGTAGATAACGACATGATTACCGATGTCTGGATGACGCTTGATTCCCTTTATTGGATTGCCATTCTCGTCTAGCTCGAAGCTTTTCGCACCAAGCGTTACACCTTGATATATCTTTACATGGTGACCTATAGTGCAGGTTTCTCCTATTACGACACCGGTGCCGTGGTCAATGAAGAAATAACTCCCGATTTCTGCACCCGGATGAATGTCTATTCCAGTCTTCTGATGAGCATACTCCGTCATTATTCTGGGAATCAGCGGAACCTCCAGCTTGTAAAGAATGTGGGCGAGCCTATAAGTGCTTATCGCCTCGTAGGCTGGATAAGCAATCATGATTTCTTCTTCTGATTTGGCCGCTGGATCTCCTTCATATGCGGCCCGCACGTCTTTGACTAGAGCCACCGCGACCGAGGGTAGTTGACCCAGGAATTCTTTTACAACGTCCTCTGCGCCTTCCTTTCCCAATTCAGGCCGTATCTCCCTAATCATTTCCCTAAGAATATTCAAAGCCTCAGAGAGGAGTGC of the Mesotoga sp. UBA6090 genome contains:
- a CDS encoding nucleotidyl transferase AbiEii/AbiGii toxin family protein, with product MLRRSRPSSQALNLLNILESKVPDFYLAGGTALAMYYEHRVSFDLDFFTARSYWPEVLLEHSKQFGVSVENVRLQTGTLEVEIEGVRACFFEYHYALVEPFNKYRSLDVASIMYIAAMKLSAVAR
- a CDS encoding transposase, yielding MKHPKGKYYDPEFKLRLAKEFVETDRTLEEIAQENGIDSKLLSKWTVKYRKEGEAAFFKGLQSGSFIRDPNKIPPVLYKELGLDKIRENPSELKGSFTEKEKLLLEIAEYKLQVKILKEALKKKREAE
- a CDS encoding serine O-acetyltransferase, with the translated sequence MNDSFRSEISERVSKAYEQIAKTHCSSKSYSLGHIKLKTIELIHLIRKTFCPQLSHARTVDGAALLSEALNILREMIREIRPELGKEGAEDVVKEFLGQLPSVAVALVKDVRAAYEGDPAAKSEEEIMIAYPAYEAISTYRLAHILYKLEVPLIPRIMTEYAHQKTGIDIHPGAEIGSYFFIDHGTGVVIGETCTIGHHVKIYQGVTLGAKSFELDENGNPIKGIKRHPDIGNHVVIYAGATVLGGNTVVGDNCIIGGNVWLVHSLKPGEKIYNNPDT
- a CDS encoding type IV toxin-antitoxin system AbiEi family antitoxin domain-containing protein codes for the protein MSYVEKILDIARKNNGIVTSRQVTNAGINRQNLRIMVERGLLERSERGVYIIPTILDDEMFNLQSRYRRGIFSHGTALFLLDLTDQTPIKYSMTFPLGYNTSNLNKENVEYYRVKDGLYELGVITKKTPNGNDVRVYNAERTLCDTLKGRSHTDIQIISEAFKRYAKLPNRDIPLISKYAKLMRVEKKLRAYFEVLL